In Leuconostoc kimchii IMSNU 11154, one genomic interval encodes:
- a CDS encoding DegV family protein: protein MSNIKIVTDSAVALTQEEIKQYDITIVPLTVQIDGVVYEDGVTIQRNEFLEKMTTSHSLPQTSQPSIGKFQAVYEAINDQYPDAEILSLHLSSGLSGTVHAAEQAAALTSAKITTFDTLNADRAQAFPVLVAAKMAQAGADMADIVTEIEKVRSHAHTYLSFTSLDNMVAGGRLSRASGLIGNILNIKVGAGVDESGSVEVLVKGRGMKAIAKFNDNVIAKMQEYSDMLAIGVSHAGVPEVAEKMAARLNDIWPDIKIEVTNTGPIISTHTGIGALAILYHAH, encoded by the coding sequence TACGGATTCAGCCGTAGCATTAACACAAGAAGAAATTAAGCAATATGATATCACAATCGTACCACTTACAGTCCAAATTGATGGTGTCGTATATGAAGATGGTGTCACAATTCAACGCAATGAATTTTTAGAAAAAATGACAACAAGTCATAGTTTGCCACAAACTTCTCAACCATCAATTGGAAAATTTCAAGCTGTTTATGAAGCAATTAATGATCAATATCCTGATGCCGAAATATTGAGTCTACATCTTTCTTCAGGCCTATCGGGTACGGTTCATGCGGCTGAACAAGCAGCAGCATTGACTTCTGCTAAAATTACGACTTTTGATACGTTAAATGCAGATCGGGCTCAGGCTTTTCCTGTTTTGGTTGCGGCTAAAATGGCGCAAGCAGGTGCTGATATGGCAGACATTGTCACTGAAATCGAAAAAGTACGGTCCCATGCGCACACATATTTGAGTTTTACATCATTGGACAACATGGTGGCTGGTGGTCGTTTGAGTAGAGCATCTGGCCTTATTGGTAATATACTGAATATCAAGGTTGGTGCTGGTGTAGATGAGAGCGGCTCAGTTGAAGTTCTGGTCAAGGGTCGTGGCATGAAAGCAATAGCTAAATTTAATGATAATGTTATCGCCAAAATGCAAGAATACTCGGATATGCTTGCCATTGGTGTTTCTCATGCCGGCGTGCCAGAAGTAGCTGAGAAAATGGCTGCACGTTTAAATGACATCTGGCCGGATATTAAAATTGAAGTGACAAATACGGGTCCTATTATATCAACACATACAGGTATTGGTGCATTAGCTATTTTGTATCATGCACATTAA
- a CDS encoding site-specific integrase, whose product MASIYKRGATYTVNVSIVKNGKRVRKTKSGFKTKRDANYWANDIEHRKNNDELSAVFAPDITVPEYFGKWLETYKGNIKSSSMTVYLATLHTIERSDILSTTKAFKLTRARAQQYLNEFGSTHIRSTTAKRKTQLKSAYQDAVLDGFIKVNPFERTIVTGSDPKDNDLKFLETDDYLLLINETKLVPTVNNDIILIGALTGARIGEILALTTDDIKDGVIDINKTEQSATRTIDTTKTKSSVRLIDVPVWLTDRLNSSYQGRLFNISQGAVNKAFKKLQTKLEFKNIVSFHGLRHTHASYLLSKDVSIDYVSQRLGHANTAITMKVYAHLLSSKRLQEIDKTISLFDKGLQ is encoded by the coding sequence ATGGCATCAATTTACAAACGTGGTGCAACTTATACGGTTAACGTGTCAATTGTCAAAAATGGTAAACGCGTGCGTAAAACTAAATCTGGCTTTAAAACGAAACGCGATGCTAACTATTGGGCAAATGACATTGAACATCGAAAAAATAATGATGAATTGTCGGCTGTTTTCGCTCCTGATATTACCGTGCCTGAATATTTTGGTAAATGGTTAGAAACTTACAAAGGCAATATCAAGAGCAGTAGCATGACGGTATATTTAGCTACCCTACACACGATTGAACGCAGCGACATACTTTCTACCACTAAGGCATTTAAACTAACGAGAGCGCGTGCACAACAGTATTTAAATGAATTTGGTAGCACACATATTAGATCAACAACCGCTAAACGAAAAACACAACTAAAATCGGCCTATCAAGATGCCGTGCTTGATGGTTTTATTAAAGTTAATCCTTTTGAACGGACAATAGTCACTGGTTCTGATCCAAAAGATAATGACTTGAAATTTTTAGAAACTGATGATTATTTATTACTGATAAATGAAACTAAGTTGGTACCGACAGTTAATAATGACATCATCTTGATTGGCGCACTAACAGGTGCTCGCATTGGCGAAATACTAGCGCTGACAACGGATGACATCAAAGACGGTGTTATCGATATTAACAAAACAGAACAGTCAGCCACACGCACGATAGATACGACTAAGACCAAAAGTTCTGTTCGCTTAATTGACGTCCCTGTCTGGTTGACTGATAGATTAAATTCATCATATCAGGGACGGTTATTTAACATCAGTCAAGGTGCTGTTAATAAGGCATTTAAAAAATTGCAAACCAAGTTAGAATTTAAAAACATTGTCTCATTTCACGGACTACGCCATACCCATGCGAGTTACTTATTATCTAAAGATGTTTCAATTGATTATGTTAGCCAAAGATTAGGACATGCCAATACAGCTATCACGATGAAAGTATATGCTCACTTGTTAAGCTCCAAAAGGCTACAAGAAATTGATAAAACAATATCCCTATTTGATAAAGGGCTACAATAA
- a CDS encoding DUF4190 domain-containing protein, whose product MERKVLGILSIVFGGFGLLLSWIPIINNFSFVLGILALILGIVALVVNRKNKKILAVIGTVISVVTIAIVLFTQAAYSHAMNKVSEDIKKSTSSSSEKTSKKDSKIYAINETVKHAGVEYKVNSVDFNEGSGFSKAENGEKYVVVNITITNKSKSDYDYNPLDFKLSMDGNEPDVTTIAPDDVDTFDSGTLKPDATLTGNLVVGKTNPNNTKELLLVHHDNNSIKDLDSTFEIKLK is encoded by the coding sequence ATGGAAAGAAAAGTATTAGGAATTTTGAGTATTGTATTTGGCGGGTTCGGATTGTTATTGTCGTGGATTCCGATTATCAACAACTTTTCTTTTGTGTTAGGTATTTTAGCCTTAATCTTGGGCATCGTCGCTTTAGTTGTCAATCGAAAAAATAAAAAAATTCTCGCTGTTATAGGTACTGTAATTAGTGTTGTTACAATAGCGATAGTTCTATTTACACAAGCTGCATACAGTCATGCTATGAATAAGGTTTCAGAAGATATTAAGAAGAGTACTTCAAGTTCATCTGAAAAAACTTCTAAAAAAGACTCAAAAATTTATGCAATTAACGAAACGGTTAAACACGCTGGTGTTGAATATAAAGTTAACTCTGTGGACTTTAATGAAGGATCCGGTTTTTCAAAAGCTGAAAATGGCGAAAAATATGTCGTTGTTAATATAACGATTACTAATAAGAGTAAGTCAGACTACGACTATAATCCTTTAGATTTTAAGCTTTCAATGGACGGAAATGAACCAGACGTAACCACGATCGCTCCAGATGACGTTGATACATTTGATTCTGGTACTTTAAAACCAGATGCTACATTAACCGGAAACTTAGTTGTCGGTAAAACTAATCCCAATAATACTAAAGAGTTACTATTAGTCCACCATGATAACAATAGTATCAAAGATCTAGACTCTACGTTTGAAATAAAATTAAAGTAA
- a CDS encoding ImmA/IrrE family metallo-endopeptidase, translating into MTEIEIYIDKFRDYIFYGIEVEHKLYYGEVNKVSGKVFIYINTLQPEWRQINTIVHEAGHAEFNMYGDSKRWSMSTMLAEKQAEYVTKHFVI; encoded by the coding sequence ATGACAGAAATAGAAATATATATCGACAAATTTCGAGACTACATATTTTACGGCATAGAAGTAGAACACAAGCTTTACTATGGTGAAGTAAACAAAGTTAGCGGTAAGGTATTTATTTATATAAATACACTACAGCCCGAATGGCGACAAATTAATACCATTGTTCACGAGGCTGGTCATGCTGAATTTAATATGTACGGTGACAGTAAACGCTGGTCTATGTCAACAATGTTAGCTGAGAAACAGGCTGAATACGTTACAAAACACTTTGTTATTTAA
- a CDS encoding helix-turn-helix domain-containing protein, translating into MTMLYDRIKEISNKKGLSIDFVNEKAGLSNKAIYGWKKSTPKADNLQKVADVLHVSTDYLLGRTDEMNPTASDDLTPAQKEVAYFIDPAATKEDIEQIKQLVEIAKLSRRRL; encoded by the coding sequence ATGACAATGCTTTACGATAGAATAAAAGAAATATCTAATAAAAAAGGACTTTCCATTGACTTTGTTAATGAAAAAGCTGGTTTAAGCAATAAAGCTATATATGGTTGGAAAAAATCCACACCAAAAGCCGACAACTTGCAAAAAGTCGCTGACGTACTCCACGTCTCAACCGACTACTTGTTAGGTCGCACGGATGAGATGAATCCTACTGCATCTGATGACCTGACACCAGCGCAAAAAGAAGTTGCTTATTTTATCGACCCTGCTGCTACTAAAGAAGACATCGAACAAATTAAACAACTAGTTGAAATTGCCAAACTCTCAAGGCGTAGACTGTGA
- a CDS encoding BRO family protein: protein MNEVAVFNFETNEVRTVVINEEVWLVAKDVATTLGYSRTADAVKAHVDEEDKGVGKIQTPGGTQRMTVINQSGVISLALSSKLPTAKKFKRWVTSEVIPSVLKHGSYSKPQSTLQLFDNALQVMKEQETKINHVVDRMDEFEDAQEIRSWEQTELLRMRKNKVFAILGSKHTKRYKALSSEVYQSISHDFKSQFNVPRYNALPRKQFEDGKRFFINWEPSNLLELAIKGAEQPA, encoded by the coding sequence ATGAACGAAGTAGCAGTATTTAATTTTGAAACAAACGAAGTAAGAACAGTAGTGATTAACGAAGAAGTTTGGTTAGTTGCTAAAGATGTAGCAACCACGTTGGGATATTCTCGAACAGCTGATGCTGTTAAAGCACATGTTGACGAAGAAGATAAAGGGGTCGGTAAAATACAGACCCCCGGTGGAACACAACGAATGACAGTCATTAACCAATCAGGCGTTATCTCGTTAGCACTATCAAGCAAACTGCCAACAGCTAAGAAATTCAAGCGTTGGGTAACATCAGAAGTTATTCCGAGTGTATTGAAACATGGTAGTTACTCAAAACCACAAAGCACATTGCAACTATTTGATAACGCGCTTCAAGTGATGAAAGAACAAGAAACCAAAATTAACCACGTAGTTGATCGAATGGATGAGTTTGAAGACGCACAGGAAATCAGAAGCTGGGAGCAGACTGAATTATTGCGCATGAGAAAAAACAAGGTGTTTGCAATTCTAGGGAGTAAACATACGAAGCGATATAAGGCATTATCCAGTGAAGTATACCAATCAATTAGTCATGACTTTAAATCACAGTTTAACGTGCCAAGATATAACGCGTTGCCACGAAAGCAATTTGAAGACGGCAAACGGTTCTTCATTAATTGGGAACCGAGTAACTTATTAGAACTTGCCATAAAGGGCGCAGAACAACCAGCATAG
- a CDS encoding ORF6C domain-containing protein, whose product MSNLKVIGKEQVSGYEFTGIEGGFGDGTRGMLVRDIADIHSKSTKAINQAINMNIKRFKTGVDLIDLKQKDFEVNQIDLGFSQNSINRSSHIYMLSERGYSKLLKILEDDIAWDIYDKFVDGYFNMRKAFKQPKSPMDFIKLHNEAFIEVDERVGVLEDFKKDYDENRTINEDQVIQIEKARKSKAMKIVGGVATNAYKEFYSDILRKKLFPDFRKRFNVNRYRSLKAKEFNEAIMFIQNWQPEKEMLYAIKYSNEQTTLDVKETA is encoded by the coding sequence ATGAGTAATTTAAAAGTGATCGGTAAAGAACAAGTATCAGGATATGAATTCACTGGTATCGAGGGTGGATTCGGAGATGGCACACGAGGCATGTTGGTTCGTGATATTGCGGATATTCACAGCAAGTCAACTAAAGCTATCAATCAAGCGATCAACATGAATATCAAACGATTCAAAACAGGTGTTGATTTAATTGACTTAAAACAGAAAGATTTCGAGGTCAATCAAATTGACCTCGGATTTAGTCAAAATTCAATTAATCGTTCCTCACATATTTACATGTTAAGCGAACGTGGTTACTCAAAGTTGTTAAAGATTTTGGAAGATGATATAGCATGGGATATTTACGACAAATTTGTTGACGGATATTTCAATATGCGCAAGGCGTTTAAACAGCCAAAAAGTCCAATGGATTTCATCAAGTTACACAATGAAGCATTTATTGAAGTTGATGAACGTGTCGGCGTATTGGAAGACTTCAAGAAAGACTACGACGAAAATAGGACGATTAACGAAGATCAGGTCATTCAGATTGAAAAAGCGCGTAAGAGTAAAGCGATGAAAATTGTTGGCGGTGTTGCTACTAATGCTTATAAAGAATTTTACTCTGATATTTTGCGCAAGAAGCTGTTCCCAGATTTCAGAAAACGTTTCAATGTTAATCGCTACCGATCATTGAAAGCTAAAGAATTTAACGAAGCAATTATGTTTATTCAAAATTGGCAACCAGAAAAAGAAATGTTGTATGCCATTAAATACTCAAATGAACAAACAACATTAGATGTTAAGGAAACGGCATAG
- a CDS encoding helix-turn-helix domain-containing protein gives MKLNEKLNKLLQEKGKSWYWLGKNSGVDMSTIYRIKNDESAGTDFSTMEKIADALDVSLDEFRSNKEG, from the coding sequence ATGAAACTAAATGAAAAACTGAATAAATTATTACAAGAAAAAGGCAAGTCGTGGTATTGGCTTGGCAAAAATTCAGGTGTTGATATGAGTACAATTTATCGAATTAAAAACGATGAGAGTGCTGGTACAGATTTTAGCACAATGGAAAAAATAGCTGATGCATTAGATGTCAGCTTAGATGAATTTAGAAGTAATAAAGAGGGGTAG
- a CDS encoding conserved phage C-terminal domain-containing protein, protein MAQRRMFSKKVTDTDVFLDMPLSTQALYFHLNMHADDDGFIDNTKTIQRMIGSSEDDRKLLIAKQFLLPFDSGVVVIKDWRVHNYIRKDTYNKTIYPNELEQLQINESGQYEHRNLVTYTERPRDVDETLTQVRLGKDRLGKVRIDKDSKDILSGSDEPDHVPYKEIVDYLNKKTGNKYRNSGSKTKSLIKTRFNEGFSLDDFKAVIDVKSSQWLNDQKMNKFLRPETLFSNKFESYLNENNVKPNNTDMRNMTQEEGMRAALGKYYKE, encoded by the coding sequence ATGGCACAAAGAAGAATGTTCAGCAAGAAAGTTACTGATACGGATGTGTTTCTTGATATGCCACTATCAACACAAGCATTGTACTTTCATCTAAATATGCACGCAGATGATGATGGCTTCATCGATAACACTAAGACAATTCAAAGAATGATCGGGTCCAGTGAAGATGACCGAAAGCTATTAATCGCAAAACAGTTTTTATTACCATTCGATAGCGGTGTTGTAGTTATCAAAGATTGGCGTGTTCACAACTATATTCGTAAGGATACCTACAATAAAACGATTTATCCAAACGAATTAGAACAGCTTCAAATCAACGAATCAGGTCAATATGAACATCGAAATTTAGTTACGTATACAGAACGTCCACGGGACGTAGACGAAACGTTGACACAGGTAAGGTTAGGTAAGGATAGGTTAGGTAAGGTAAGGATAGATAAGGATAGTAAAGATATATTGTCTGGTTCTGACGAACCCGACCACGTGCCCTACAAAGAAATTGTTGATTATTTGAATAAAAAGACTGGGAATAAATACCGAAATAGCGGTTCAAAAACAAAATCACTGATTAAAACGCGATTTAACGAGGGATTTAGTTTAGATGATTTCAAAGCAGTGATTGATGTTAAGAGTAGTCAATGGCTTAATGATCAAAAAATGAACAAGTTCTTACGACCAGAAACATTATTTAGCAATAAGTTTGAGAGCTATCTCAACGAGAACAACGTTAAACCAAATAATACAGATATGCGCAACATGACACAGGAAGAAGGCATGAGAGCAGCATTGGGTAAATACTACAAGGAATAG